Within Flagellimonas maritima, the genomic segment GCGGGAGTAGCTCAGTTGGTAGAGCGTCAGCCTTCCAAGCTGAATGTCGCCGGTTCGAACCCGGTCTCCCGCTCTAAAGTCATTTCTGTCTAGACAGGAATCTCTTCCAATGTAATGGGAGGACTATTTTAAAGTAGTTGGTTCAACACTTTACGCCGGTGTAGCTCAGGGGTAGAGCGTTTCCTTGGTAAGGAAGAGGTCACGGGTTCAATTCCCGTCATTGGCTCAAAAATAATAGACGTAGGTTATGACGTCTTTGAAATATTGATAAAAAAGAGTGATTGGGTAGCACCTGTCTCGGACTTGCTTCGAGAAGTTCAATTCCAGTTATTAACTCAAAACGATTTGTACACTAATATAAACTAAGATTAAAATTATTTAAAATGGCAAAGGAAACTTTTGATCGTTCCAAACCGCACTTAAATATTGGTACTATTGGACACGTGGATCATGGTAAAACAACATTGACTGCTGCTATTACTACTGTATTGGCAAATGCGGGGTTGTCAGAGCTTAGAAGCTTTGATTCTATTGATAATGCACCAGAAGAGAAAGAAAGGGGTATTACAATTAACACATCTCACGTAGAGTATCAAACAGAAAACCGTCACTACGCTCACGTTGATTGTCCTGGTCACGCGGATTACGTAAAGAACATGGTTACTGGTGCTGCTCAAATGGACGGTGCAATATTGGTTGTTGCTGCAACTGATGGGCCTATGCCACAAACTCGTGAGCATATCCTTCTTGGGCGCCAAGTTGGTATCCCAAGAATTGTTGTCTTCTTGAACAAGGTTGACATGGTCGATGATGAGGAGCTTTTAGAGCTTGTTGAAATGGAAGTAAGGGAATTACTTTCTTTTTACGAGTATGATGGTGACAATGGACCTGTCATTTCCGGTTCTGCACTTGGTGCATTGAACGGTGAGCAAAAATGGGTAGACACGGTTATGGAATTGATGAATGCCGTTGATGAATGGATCGAGCTTCCAAAAAGAGATGTTGAAAAAGATTTCTTAATGCCAGTTGAAGACGTATTCACTATTACAGGTCGTGGAACAGTTGCTACCGGTCGTATTGAAACTGGTATCGCAAATACGGGTGATGCTGTTGATATCATCGGTATGGGTGCTGAGAAATTGGCTTCTACCATTACGGGTGTTGAAATGTTCCGTAAAATATTGGATAGAGGTGAAGCTGGAGATAACGTAGGTATCTTGTTGAGAGGTATCGAAAAAACTCAGATCAGCCGCGGAATGGTAATCTGTAAGCCAGGTTCTGTTAAGCCACATGCTAAATTTGAAGCTGAGGTTTATATCCTTAAGAAAGAAGAAGGTGGTCGTCACACTCCTTTCCATAATAACTACCGTCCACAGTTCTATGTAAGAACTACAGACGTAACA encodes:
- the tuf gene encoding elongation factor Tu; its protein translation is MAKETFDRSKPHLNIGTIGHVDHGKTTLTAAITTVLANAGLSELRSFDSIDNAPEEKERGITINTSHVEYQTENRHYAHVDCPGHADYVKNMVTGAAQMDGAILVVAATDGPMPQTREHILLGRQVGIPRIVVFLNKVDMVDDEELLELVEMEVRELLSFYEYDGDNGPVISGSALGALNGEQKWVDTVMELMNAVDEWIELPKRDVEKDFLMPVEDVFTITGRGTVATGRIETGIANTGDAVDIIGMGAEKLASTITGVEMFRKILDRGEAGDNVGILLRGIEKTQISRGMVICKPGSVKPHAKFEAEVYILKKEEGGRHTPFHNNYRPQFYVRTTDVTGNIALPSGVEMVMPGDNLTITVELIQPIALSVGLRFAIREGGRTVGAGQVTKILD